A single genomic interval of Rosistilla ulvae harbors:
- a CDS encoding SOS response-associated peptidase, giving the protein MMCHRFHLKTGAQAIADLVNATNHCDAGTFQQDLFPLASVPVIRRDAHQELELAPCNWSLLPRTWKTSAKFPTWKSFVRKYPTFNARGESIDEKLSFRQSFADRRAMIPATAFFEHGFFFGLQDVETFWFAGLWDRCVIDDETIDSCTIVTTQANRLVGRHHPRNRMPVILADEDSRKRWIDPAIPRRGELQDLFRPLADDRMTHWPAEPAQ; this is encoded by the coding sequence ATGATGTGTCACCGATTTCATCTTAAGACCGGTGCTCAAGCGATCGCCGACCTCGTCAATGCGACAAACCATTGCGACGCGGGAACCTTTCAACAGGACCTCTTCCCGCTCGCATCGGTTCCGGTGATCCGTCGCGACGCACACCAGGAATTGGAATTGGCGCCGTGCAATTGGAGCCTGCTGCCTCGCACTTGGAAGACTTCGGCCAAGTTTCCGACTTGGAAATCGTTTGTCCGCAAGTATCCCACCTTCAATGCCCGCGGCGAATCGATCGACGAGAAGCTTTCGTTTCGTCAATCGTTTGCCGATCGGCGGGCGATGATCCCCGCCACCGCGTTTTTCGAACACGGTTTCTTTTTCGGGCTTCAAGATGTCGAAACCTTCTGGTTCGCGGGCCTTTGGGACCGCTGTGTCATCGACGACGAAACGATCGACTCTTGCACGATCGTCACGACACAGGCAAACAGGTTGGTCGGGCGACACCATCCACGCAATCGAATGCCGGTGATCTTGGCCGACGAAGATTCCCGCAAGCGGTGGATCGATCCTGCCATCCCGCGGCGCGGCGAACTGCAAGATCTGTTCCGTCCGTTGGCTGACGATCGAATGACTCACTGGCCTGCCGAACCGGCACAATAA
- a CDS encoding outer membrane protein assembly factor BamB family protein, which translates to MRCCLLLLLVALQASAVLAADWLAWRGPTADNHARQGESVPTSWSETENVLWKTPVPGRGHASPIIVGDGIYLATADKTKDVQAVVAFNRQTGAKEGLIVVHQGGLDAKIHSKNTHASPTIASDGKQLYSVFVNNKAVWTSAISLGGKVLWQQRVGEFDPKKYKFGYAASPVVYRDILIVANEYDGPDSGLYAFDTATGKPRWQAERLEQTSFSSPIVAKVSGRDQLLISGLRQLASFDPATGRSLWQADGTTDATCGTVVWDSDLVFASGGFPDSGTFAVRGDGSGEVVWQNRVKCYEQSMLVVDGYLYAVADSGVAYCWRAADGEEMWKQRLKGPVSASPLAVGDTIMASNERGTTYVFKANPQRFEELAENQWGNSSFASPVVVDDRIYLRHAKGDGADRQEFLVCIGEQ; encoded by the coding sequence ATGCGATGTTGCCTTCTTCTGTTGCTGGTCGCGCTCCAAGCTTCCGCGGTTCTGGCTGCCGACTGGCTCGCCTGGCGTGGTCCAACCGCGGACAACCACGCCCGCCAGGGAGAATCGGTCCCAACATCGTGGAGCGAAACGGAGAACGTGCTCTGGAAGACTCCCGTTCCCGGCCGCGGCCACGCCTCGCCGATCATCGTCGGAGATGGCATCTATTTGGCCACCGCCGACAAGACCAAAGACGTGCAAGCGGTTGTCGCGTTCAATCGTCAAACGGGAGCCAAAGAGGGACTGATCGTTGTGCACCAAGGTGGCTTGGACGCCAAGATCCACAGCAAGAACACCCATGCCAGCCCAACGATCGCCAGCGATGGAAAGCAGCTGTACTCGGTCTTTGTGAATAACAAAGCGGTCTGGACGTCGGCGATCTCGCTGGGCGGAAAGGTCTTGTGGCAGCAGCGGGTTGGCGAATTTGACCCTAAGAAGTACAAGTTTGGCTACGCCGCATCGCCTGTTGTCTACCGAGACATATTGATCGTCGCTAATGAATACGACGGCCCCGACAGCGGTTTGTATGCGTTTGATACCGCGACCGGCAAGCCGCGTTGGCAAGCCGAGCGGCTCGAGCAGACCAGTTTTTCATCGCCGATCGTCGCCAAGGTCTCTGGCCGCGATCAGCTGCTGATCAGCGGGTTACGCCAGCTCGCTTCGTTTGATCCAGCCACCGGTCGTTCGTTGTGGCAAGCCGATGGAACAACCGATGCCACCTGCGGCACGGTCGTCTGGGATAGCGACCTAGTCTTCGCCAGCGGCGGCTTTCCGGACTCGGGCACCTTCGCAGTCCGAGGCGATGGTTCGGGAGAGGTTGTCTGGCAGAACCGTGTCAAATGTTACGAGCAATCGATGCTGGTCGTCGATGGCTATCTCTATGCCGTCGCCGATTCAGGCGTCGCATATTGTTGGCGAGCAGCCGATGGGGAGGAGATGTGGAAGCAACGGCTGAAGGGCCCCGTGAGCGCATCGCCCCTGGCTGTTGGCGACACGATCATGGCGAGCAACGAGCGTGGAACAACGTATGTCTTCAAAGCAAATCCGCAACGGTTTGAAGAGCTGGCCGAAAACCAATGGGGCAACTCTTCGTTTGCGTCGCCAGTGGTTGTCGACGACCGGATTTATCTGCGTCATGCCAAAGGCGACGGAGCAGATCGGCAAGAGTTTCTGGTTTGCATCGGCGAACAGTAG
- a CDS encoding MIP/aquaporin family protein: protein MSDRPLSACCVAEVLGTFLLIFFGCGAVHVAVLMGDLQGLWQVGIVWGISIMLAIYVVGSISGAHINPAITCGLATWGLFPWARVPAYVLSQLAGAILAAAVLFTVFQPYLAAKEKQKGVVRGQPGSELTAMCYGEYFPNPGGMAGTPDLYDATAHAEHNKLVTEPIACLIEVIGTAILALVVIAVTDSKNQAGPGNFAPVFIGLTVAALICVIAPLTQACFNPARDFGPRLFAYFAGWGSIALPGAQGTGFLTVYIISPIVGSVLGIGIYQLMLGRWGAASETPASN, encoded by the coding sequence ATGTCCGATCGCCCTTTGTCCGCGTGTTGTGTTGCCGAAGTGCTAGGCACCTTCCTGTTGATTTTCTTCGGATGTGGTGCGGTCCACGTCGCGGTCCTGATGGGCGACTTGCAAGGGTTGTGGCAGGTCGGAATCGTCTGGGGCATCTCGATCATGCTGGCGATTTATGTTGTCGGTTCGATCAGCGGTGCTCACATCAATCCAGCGATCACCTGCGGGCTGGCGACTTGGGGACTGTTTCCTTGGGCACGCGTTCCCGCTTACGTGTTATCGCAACTGGCCGGAGCGATCCTCGCCGCGGCGGTGTTGTTTACTGTCTTCCAGCCCTATCTGGCAGCGAAAGAAAAGCAGAAGGGAGTCGTTCGTGGCCAGCCGGGCAGCGAACTAACAGCGATGTGTTATGGCGAGTACTTTCCGAATCCCGGCGGGATGGCGGGCACTCCCGATCTATACGACGCGACAGCCCACGCCGAACACAACAAACTAGTCACCGAACCTATCGCTTGTCTGATCGAAGTCATCGGAACGGCGATCCTTGCGTTGGTCGTAATCGCGGTGACCGATTCGAAGAACCAAGCCGGCCCGGGCAACTTTGCTCCCGTCTTCATCGGCTTGACCGTCGCAGCATTGATCTGCGTGATCGCACCACTGACGCAGGCCTGCTTCAATCCGGCTCGCGACTTTGGCCCGCGGTTGTTCGCCTATTTCGCTGGCTGGGGTTCGATCGCCTTGCCGGGAGCTCAGGGAACGGGTTTCCTTACCGTCTACATCATCTCGCCGATCGTTGGATCGGTGTTGGGCATCGGCATTTACCAACTGATGTTAGGCCGCTGGGGTGCGGCGAGCGAAACGCCGGCTTCCAACTAA
- a CDS encoding efflux RND transporter periplasmic adaptor subunit, whose product MNGPIAAVDPQPQTTDSESDRGSGVAAPPVRFRSDLQATATYHQGRRYWLVRDPLARQVVRLSESDYQQLQRLDEADPGLVAEAAEQQLLQGVPQTRRESARPSFNPFYIRLPGVDADRLLCWLVPHARWLFGKRAVLFWMAIVGLAAAIVLTQIRQFTHALPSFHAFFGPQNWLPLALTIVGTKVVHELAHGVVCRQFGARCPEIGVLLLCGTPCMYCDVTDSWSLPSRWQRVAVMLAGVYVEAILAAVATLIWWSARVGPVYYGCMNVMFVCGVSTLLFNLNPLMRFDGYYVLSDLVNVPNLRSQAAAAWRSVIVAPLAGDAFRNASPRRPRGARWLVLFHAASTAWRWMAVVAIACWVIAVAETARLLPFGYLAACGLMAAAIVPMFRKMISVARGDDAWMGVNRVRRLILTGAAVALFVVMLVVPLPRRIAATGIVDYADATTLYVRSEGRVDRVDVEFGDRVDNGQPIIQLESPELLNEQIQLVSQSAEASLRVASLRRRALSNPGLLEQWDSQQATAEGLQQRVEYLARQVDQLAIQSTAEGIVLPMIDPDRAAKISLRELRGQHLVEGTKICRIGDPEQLEVVLELDAHTRALIDTGSRVRIRFDQNGIGVVESRVDSISEIRRGDGSAAVGNVETFRIICKLPSTTTPLAGTRVGAHVTVPAETIVQRLARAWRETF is encoded by the coding sequence TTGAACGGTCCGATCGCCGCCGTCGATCCACAACCGCAGACCACCGATTCGGAATCGGATCGGGGATCGGGCGTCGCTGCGCCGCCGGTCCGTTTTCGTTCCGATCTGCAAGCGACAGCGACGTATCATCAAGGACGACGATATTGGTTGGTCCGCGATCCGTTGGCCCGCCAAGTCGTGCGTCTGTCGGAATCGGACTACCAGCAATTGCAGCGGCTGGACGAGGCCGATCCGGGGTTGGTCGCCGAGGCGGCAGAGCAACAGTTGCTGCAAGGTGTTCCGCAAACGCGGCGTGAATCCGCTCGACCAAGCTTCAATCCGTTCTACATTCGTTTGCCTGGTGTCGACGCCGATCGCTTGTTGTGTTGGTTGGTGCCACATGCGCGGTGGTTGTTTGGCAAACGAGCGGTCCTGTTTTGGATGGCGATCGTGGGGCTGGCGGCCGCGATTGTGCTGACGCAAATTCGACAATTCACTCACGCCTTGCCTTCGTTTCATGCCTTCTTCGGACCTCAAAATTGGTTGCCTCTCGCGCTGACGATCGTTGGGACGAAGGTCGTTCACGAATTGGCGCACGGCGTGGTCTGTCGCCAGTTTGGGGCGCGATGCCCGGAGATCGGCGTGCTGTTGTTGTGTGGAACGCCTTGCATGTATTGCGACGTGACCGATTCATGGTCGCTGCCCAGTCGTTGGCAACGCGTCGCGGTGATGTTAGCCGGCGTTTACGTCGAAGCGATCTTGGCCGCGGTGGCGACGTTGATCTGGTGGTCCGCACGTGTCGGACCCGTCTATTACGGATGTATGAACGTGATGTTCGTCTGCGGTGTCAGCACGCTGCTGTTCAATCTAAATCCTTTGATGCGGTTCGACGGCTATTACGTCCTTAGCGATCTGGTGAATGTCCCCAATTTGCGAAGCCAAGCCGCCGCGGCTTGGCGATCGGTGATCGTCGCTCCGTTGGCGGGCGACGCGTTTCGAAACGCGTCGCCGCGTCGGCCACGCGGCGCGCGATGGTTGGTTCTATTTCATGCAGCCTCGACGGCGTGGCGGTGGATGGCGGTCGTGGCAATCGCATGTTGGGTGATCGCCGTCGCCGAAACCGCTCGTCTGTTGCCGTTTGGCTATCTAGCAGCCTGCGGCTTGATGGCTGCTGCGATCGTGCCGATGTTCCGAAAAATGATCAGCGTGGCGCGTGGTGACGACGCCTGGATGGGAGTGAATCGAGTGAGACGTTTGATTTTAACCGGTGCCGCAGTGGCCCTCTTCGTGGTGATGTTGGTCGTTCCGTTACCGCGGCGGATCGCCGCGACGGGAATCGTCGACTACGCCGATGCGACAACTTTGTATGTCCGCAGCGAAGGACGTGTCGATCGCGTTGACGTCGAATTTGGCGACCGCGTTGACAATGGGCAACCGATCATCCAGCTGGAGAGTCCAGAGTTGTTGAACGAGCAAATTCAATTGGTCTCCCAAAGTGCAGAGGCCAGTCTTCGCGTGGCATCGCTGCGCCGTCGGGCGCTCTCGAATCCCGGACTGCTGGAGCAATGGGACAGCCAGCAAGCGACTGCCGAAGGTTTGCAGCAGCGGGTCGAATATCTCGCCCGACAAGTCGACCAATTGGCGATTCAAAGCACCGCCGAAGGGATCGTCCTGCCGATGATCGATCCCGACAGGGCCGCGAAGATTTCGCTACGCGAACTGAGAGGGCAACATCTAGTCGAAGGGACGAAGATCTGCCGGATCGGCGACCCAGAACAATTGGAAGTCGTATTGGAGTTGGATGCTCATACGCGAGCCTTGATCGACACGGGCAGTCGCGTGCGAATTCGCTTTGACCAGAATGGGATCGGCGTTGTCGAGAGCCGCGTCGATTCGATTTCGGAGATCCGTCGTGGCGATGGATCCGCCGCCGTGGGGAATGTGGAAACGTTTCGCATCATCTGCAAACTACCCAGCACCACGACACCTCTTGCGGGGACGCGCGTCGGCGCGCACGTAACCGTTCCTGCCGAAACGATCGTGCAACGCTTAGCCCGCGCGTGGCGCGAGACCTTCTAA
- a CDS encoding HlyD family secretion protein: MKRSIPNPRPQQTMDHELKRGVCTTPTRRSARMGMIHALWLGLSVVSAAWGAPAAHGQVASAAVVVEDCAVRFAEEIRIPAVEAGRVVEVKVQLNDTVSAGHLIARQDDSATLLRRRAAVWQQTAAREETSDEVDLDYAKALYAEAVAQRDADKGIYQKGGGSLRTVRQSELGVERARLEIARAEKTLRLAQIQFELRSAELSAIDDQLERLRIKSPIAGVILSIERRAGEWIKEGETIATVARMDQLRIDAFLSAEQLPPAEAVGAPVSVVWRNAGESHQLIGAIDSVDPQILTGQRYRLHATIDNKRLGNAWLLVPGTEVEMRVHLERKVR, encoded by the coding sequence ATGAAACGAAGCATCCCAAACCCTCGCCCGCAGCAAACGATGGATCACGAACTTAAACGTGGTGTTTGCACGACACCGACACGGCGTTCAGCACGCATGGGAATGATCCATGCGTTGTGGTTGGGACTGTCGGTCGTTTCCGCGGCCTGGGGGGCACCGGCAGCGCACGGGCAGGTCGCATCGGCGGCGGTCGTTGTCGAGGACTGTGCGGTCCGGTTCGCCGAAGAGATTCGCATTCCTGCGGTCGAAGCGGGACGCGTGGTCGAAGTTAAAGTCCAATTGAACGATACCGTTTCGGCGGGGCATCTGATCGCAAGGCAAGACGATTCGGCAACGTTGTTGCGTCGCCGAGCGGCTGTTTGGCAGCAGACCGCGGCGCGGGAGGAGACGAGCGACGAAGTCGATTTGGATTACGCCAAGGCGTTGTACGCCGAAGCGGTTGCCCAACGAGATGCCGACAAAGGGATCTATCAAAAAGGGGGCGGATCGCTGCGAACTGTTCGGCAGAGCGAACTGGGAGTCGAACGGGCGAGGCTGGAGATCGCTCGGGCCGAGAAGACGCTGCGACTGGCTCAGATTCAATTCGAACTGCGATCGGCAGAACTGTCGGCGATCGATGATCAATTGGAACGGCTGCGAATCAAGTCGCCGATCGCTGGCGTGATCTTGTCGATCGAACGGCGAGCGGGGGAATGGATCAAAGAGGGGGAGACGATCGCGACGGTCGCGCGGATGGATCAACTGCGGATCGACGCCTTCTTGTCGGCCGAACAATTGCCGCCAGCTGAAGCGGTTGGGGCCCCGGTCAGCGTCGTTTGGCGAAACGCTGGAGAATCGCATCAGTTGATCGGTGCGATCGATTCGGTCGATCCCCAGATCTTGACCGGGCAACGCTACCGTCTGCACGCGACGATCGATAACAAACGCTTGGGCAACGCATGGTTGTTGGTCCCAGGAACCGAAGTCGAAATGCGAGTCCATCTCGAACGAAAGGTCCGCTAG
- a CDS encoding HlyD family efflux transporter periplasmic adaptor subunit has protein sequence METLSPNEPFRFSAQSTTAAGGNASSEDLVHQTRREIQRLVREASDLVHSCRDAKTFWPSFLDRVQRATAAQSVSLWEFRDELAAEQIRVGQPSHADGDTEAIGCYAQLVAEVAARGEPVLVPPAAAEVDRAAAANTTDSLAVLVPILVDGLSEAVLEVLMPTGGGLATQRGYLRFAAQMGDLAGEFLRTETLRRVRRDEQDWIRLGQNVAGLHRSLAFDDTAAAIVDVAAATFEVDRVSLLRRDGNHWHVVTISGVPDFDSHAPTVKALAGYVARRRQIDDGPVWAVESIDEEADIIPVVGLLPLHPTCVLLLQREGGPISPTQQRRWLAFAAHAASAWSNTDRFEAIPYASLQSQLFTAGGRVEGSRRKVLLAGLIALLLSAVAMLPVPMVVSADGKLEPLDKQTVYAPRDAVVDKVHVTHGDMVQPGDILAELIDPQLDQQIDDCLGQQNVLQQRDRELKALMISMAGKTSEERERIEGEFKVVQQKRDGIARQLHLLQQQRTDLTLRASLAGQVIGWRIQHELADRPVRRSQQLLQVVDPDGRWVVRASVPQERIDHVLRAVDGSQQPVDAQVIFRSFPSQPLAGSLQNIGLAALTAESEPATGMAEIAVETDLLPIRQPGAIATVAIPCGREPLFYVAFQDLIRAVSEAIGVYL, from the coding sequence ATGGAAACCCTTAGTCCCAACGAGCCGTTCCGCTTTTCGGCGCAGTCAACGACTGCCGCCGGCGGCAACGCATCGAGCGAGGACTTGGTCCATCAAACCCGACGCGAGATCCAGCGTTTGGTGCGGGAGGCGTCCGATCTCGTCCACAGTTGCCGCGACGCAAAAACTTTCTGGCCGTCGTTCTTAGATCGGGTCCAGCGGGCAACGGCGGCCCAATCGGTGAGCTTGTGGGAATTTCGCGACGAACTGGCGGCGGAACAGATTCGGGTTGGGCAGCCATCCCACGCCGATGGCGATACCGAAGCGATCGGCTGCTACGCCCAATTGGTTGCCGAGGTCGCGGCGCGAGGCGAACCGGTATTGGTCCCGCCAGCGGCGGCGGAGGTCGATCGCGCGGCGGCGGCCAATACGACCGATTCGTTGGCGGTGTTGGTCCCGATCTTGGTCGATGGCCTTAGCGAAGCGGTGCTGGAGGTCTTGATGCCAACCGGTGGCGGGCTCGCAACGCAGCGTGGCTACCTGCGGTTCGCCGCTCAGATGGGTGATCTGGCGGGCGAATTTTTGAGAACGGAAACGCTGCGTCGGGTCCGTCGGGACGAACAAGATTGGATTCGGCTGGGGCAGAACGTTGCCGGTTTGCATCGGTCGCTCGCGTTCGATGACACCGCCGCGGCGATCGTCGATGTCGCGGCGGCGACATTCGAGGTCGATCGCGTCAGCTTGCTGCGTCGCGATGGCAACCATTGGCATGTTGTCACAATCAGTGGAGTTCCCGATTTCGACAGCCATGCGCCAACCGTGAAAGCACTGGCTGGTTATGTCGCACGGCGGCGTCAAATCGACGATGGCCCGGTTTGGGCTGTCGAATCGATCGATGAAGAGGCTGACATCATTCCGGTCGTCGGCCTGCTGCCGCTTCATCCGACGTGTGTCTTGCTGTTGCAACGGGAGGGCGGGCCGATCTCGCCAACTCAACAGCGACGTTGGCTCGCGTTTGCCGCTCACGCCGCGTCGGCGTGGTCCAACACCGACCGATTCGAAGCGATCCCGTATGCTTCGTTGCAATCGCAACTGTTCACTGCGGGGGGACGTGTCGAGGGCTCGCGACGGAAGGTTTTGCTGGCCGGGCTGATCGCATTGTTGTTGTCGGCGGTCGCCATGCTGCCGGTGCCGATGGTCGTATCGGCCGACGGGAAATTGGAACCGTTGGACAAGCAAACCGTCTACGCACCTCGCGACGCAGTCGTCGACAAGGTCCATGTCACGCACGGGGACATGGTCCAACCGGGAGACATTCTGGCGGAATTGATCGATCCGCAATTAGATCAACAGATCGATGATTGTCTGGGACAACAAAACGTCTTGCAGCAGCGGGATCGGGAACTCAAAGCGTTGATGATCTCGATGGCGGGCAAGACGAGCGAAGAGCGCGAGCGGATCGAAGGTGAGTTTAAAGTTGTCCAACAAAAGCGGGACGGCATTGCGCGCCAGCTGCATCTGCTGCAACAACAGCGGACGGATCTAACGCTTCGCGCCAGTCTGGCGGGACAGGTGATCGGTTGGCGGATCCAGCATGAATTGGCCGATCGGCCGGTTCGTCGCAGCCAGCAACTGTTGCAAGTTGTCGATCCCGATGGGCGTTGGGTGGTCCGCGCGTCGGTACCCCAGGAACGGATCGATCACGTTTTGCGTGCGGTCGATGGCAGCCAGCAGCCCGTCGATGCCCAGGTGATCTTCCGATCGTTCCCGAGTCAACCGCTTGCGGGCAGCCTGCAAAACATTGGGTTGGCCGCGTTGACTGCCGAATCGGAGCCGGCGACCGGTATGGCGGAGATCGCGGTTGAAACCGATTTGCTGCCGATTCGCCAGCCGGGAGCGATTGCGACCGTCGCGATCCCTTGCGGCCGCGAACCGTTGTTCTACGTCGCCTTCCAAGACTTGATCCGTGCCGTTTCCGAAGCGATCGGTGTTTATCTATAG
- a CDS encoding alpha/beta hydrolase family protein, with the protein MKNASLFILLLLSAPFAHREAVGQQVQEIRYHSSADDSQQPAMFYAPQTDTAVPLVVVLHSWSGDYKQRLHKKIEAWCVQQGWAYIHPNFRGPNLRPEATGSELVVQDIVSAVDHAKMTANIDPSAVYLIGTSGGGYTSLLMAGRHPEIWAGVSAWVPISDLTAWYHECKLAKRNYFNNIVASCGGVPGTSPEVDEEYRKRSPLTYLADAKGVRLSINAGIRDGHVGSVPVSHSLLAFNEVAEAADRLSEEQIRELVQTAKVPADLQTAISDPSFGEKQPLFRRTSGSATVTLFDGGHELVDNAAIAWIKQTYAAKGD; encoded by the coding sequence ATGAAAAATGCTTCGTTGTTCATCCTTCTATTGCTATCCGCCCCATTCGCACATCGAGAGGCCGTTGGGCAGCAGGTTCAAGAGATTCGCTACCACAGTTCCGCAGACGATTCGCAGCAACCGGCGATGTTCTACGCCCCCCAGACCGACACTGCGGTCCCGTTGGTCGTGGTCTTGCACAGTTGGTCGGGAGACTACAAACAACGGCTTCATAAAAAGATCGAAGCTTGGTGCGTACAGCAGGGTTGGGCCTATATCCATCCCAACTTTCGCGGCCCCAATCTCCGTCCCGAGGCGACCGGATCGGAACTTGTCGTCCAGGACATCGTCAGCGCCGTCGATCACGCGAAAATGACGGCAAACATCGATCCGTCGGCTGTCTATTTGATCGGTACTTCCGGCGGCGGATACACTTCGCTGCTGATGGCTGGTCGGCATCCGGAAATCTGGGCGGGCGTGTCGGCTTGGGTTCCGATCTCCGATCTGACGGCGTGGTATCACGAATGCAAGCTTGCCAAGCGAAACTACTTCAACAACATCGTCGCGTCGTGTGGTGGCGTTCCAGGGACAAGTCCCGAGGTCGACGAAGAGTATCGCAAACGATCGCCGCTGACCTATCTAGCCGACGCCAAAGGAGTCCGGTTGTCGATCAACGCGGGGATCCGCGACGGGCATGTGGGAAGCGTCCCGGTCAGCCATTCGTTGTTGGCGTTCAACGAAGTCGCCGAAGCCGCGGATCGATTGTCCGAAGAACAAATCCGCGAATTAGTCCAGACGGCAAAAGTCCCCGCGGATCTGCAAACGGCGATCTCCGATCCAAGCTTCGGCGAGAAGCAGCCGTTGTTCCGCAGGACCTCCGGCAGCGCCACGGTAACCCTCTTCGACGGCGGCCACGAACTTGTCGACAACGCCGCGATCGCCTGGATCAAGCAGACGTATGCCGCGAAGGGCGACTGA
- a CDS encoding antitoxin Xre/MbcA/ParS toxin-binding domain-containing protein translates to MSREVFARLVPTSVRNLASLESGQPPSPVIQKNLTELQRVISALEDVVKQEAIGPWMDQPNAAFEGLKPIEVIERGEIDRIWRMLYQLQSGDAF, encoded by the coding sequence ATGAGTCGGGAGGTCTTTGCGAGACTGGTCCCCACCTCGGTTCGAAACCTTGCCAGTCTCGAATCGGGACAACCACCTTCGCCGGTGATCCAGAAGAATCTAACCGAGTTGCAACGCGTCATTTCCGCTCTGGAAGATGTCGTCAAGCAAGAAGCGATCGGTCCCTGGATGGATCAACCCAATGCTGCCTTTGAAGGTCTTAAACCGATCGAAGTGATTGAACGAGGCGAGATCGATCGCATCTGGCGAATGCTCTACCAGCTGCAAAGCGGTGACGCTTTTTAA
- a CDS encoding RES family NAD+ phosphorylase, translated as MDQDSIQRLAKFAHAFAAPIYRSVSIRHSRSKDILSGEGSFRFGGRWNPPGLRATYGALTPEVAMAETLAAARYHGLAAHTVMPRIFVAIHVQLSFVLDLTAANVQAAGRFRSSRFTHVDWRADVDKGRMPATQAIGSAAAAIGLEAILVPSAAATKGRNLVVFVDNLVGSSLVEVLSANDLEL; from the coding sequence ATGGACCAAGACTCGATCCAGCGGCTCGCCAAGTTTGCTCACGCGTTCGCAGCGCCGATCTATCGCTCGGTTTCGATTCGACATTCCCGATCGAAGGATATCCTTTCGGGGGAAGGGAGTTTCCGATTTGGCGGCCGTTGGAATCCACCCGGACTCCGTGCAACCTACGGCGCGCTTACGCCTGAAGTTGCGATGGCCGAAACGTTGGCAGCCGCTCGCTATCATGGCTTAGCGGCTCATACCGTGATGCCACGGATCTTTGTGGCAATCCATGTCCAGTTGAGTTTCGTTCTCGACCTAACCGCTGCCAACGTGCAGGCCGCAGGGCGATTTCGATCCTCCCGATTTACACACGTCGATTGGCGGGCCGACGTCGACAAAGGGCGTATGCCCGCGACGCAAGCGATCGGCAGTGCCGCAGCAGCCATCGGCCTGGAGGCGATCCTCGTTCCGTCCGCTGCGGCAACAAAGGGGCGAAATCTTGTTGTCTTCGTCGATAATTTGGTTGGATCAAGCTTGGTCGAGGTCCTCTCGGCGAACGACCTCGAGCTTTGA